A segment of the Coffea arabica cultivar ET-39 chromosome 8c, Coffea Arabica ET-39 HiFi, whole genome shotgun sequence genome:
AGGATGATTCCTTAACTACATATATGACAGACATGACAAACGCATGCTTATTTATGAGTTTCCTTCAGTCAATTATACATTGCAAGTACAGGGTGGATGTTAACTTCATATTGTAGTCTTTTCATGCACTGAATGGTCTTTACTTGCGTTGAATGGTTCCCTGCCTACTAAATAGCATTGAATGGTCTTTTCTATTAGCTGTTGGTTACCATCCTCTGCTGCAACCAATAAATTTCTTCGCTAATGGTACACAACAGGTCTCCACTCGGCATTAAAAGCACCAGTAAAAAGTGTATATCTGTGCTTTTAAATATTCATAAGATGAAGCTGCTTTGCACTTGCATGCTTCCTTGAATTGGTGCCTTGCTTTTCTCCGCTTCTTCAATCTTTCTTCCATTAGGTCAATGTCAGAAACAAGCTGCACAACAGCACCAGACCTTCATCTCGCTTATAACAATTTAGCAGCTTGTTGTTTTCTTCTCAAGTGCATCCATAGAGGACAGGTTCGGCCGTTTCTTTATACACATCTAGatgattaaatttaaatatttatgaCAGAGACTTTATCAACATTATTTATATTCTTCATGTTATCCAGATATTTCCTTCTCAATTTGAATTATTACTTGCTCAACCCCGGTCCAGCACAATCATTCTCAGAATTGGACTGCAACAATGGCCTATAATGGTCACTAACCATTCATTTGGAGATGGCTGGGATGATTTCTGCGAACACAATAGCATTAAAAGGCATGACACAATATTACTTCGCCATGCTGGAGGTCTAATGTTTGACGTTATACATTTTTCTGAACTGCAAACACAAGTTTACATGCCTTGGACAGCTCCATTGCCAAATCTTTTACAGACAAGTTATTCTACTTTGCAAGGTTCCAGCACCATTCTACCTATCATATATTCTAATATATACAATATATTACTTCTAATTCAGTACATACTTCATAATTATTGCTAATAACTATGCAGACACTAGGCAGCATCATGTAGCTTCCTCAATGCACCCAGATCTATGTCAGAATTTATCCGAATCTGTATGCTTTTACCAGAATTTCCATTCAGCGACTCCGAACACCTTGGTAGACAATACTGTCCTTACTTTCATTCTTTTGGTCTCTTTCTAAGAAACCTCCTTCTCTTTCCACATACACTCTAATTTTGATCTATTACTACCAGCAAATTCCACGCTTTGTTGATCATTTTATAAATCGCGAAAGAACTCCCACGTTGCTTATCAAAACTGGACATAGAACCACTCAGATTGGTGTCAAGCATGGCCGCCTTCAACGAAATTGGAGAACTTTCATTCTTGACCACCAGTTGCAACACAACGAAGTCCTTGTGTTTATTCCAGAATCAGAAACTGTCTTCACGGTTTTAATCTTTGATGATACCGGTGTTGAAAAAATTTTCCCATGGTATCACACGTTTAATGGTTATTCAGATGCCTAGAAATCCAGCTTCAATATATGATGTACTCTGCTTAtcattaattaaataaaagcaaTTTGCCATTTTCCATCAACTGCAACCTTTATTTTCATTGGACTgtatgaaatatatatatatatatatatatatatattcttatgtcttactttttttaaaaacaattatATCCCATGTCTTCTTCCTGtgaaaaaatgaattatttAAACACCAGTGAtggtaatataaaaaaatttccttCACTTATTTTTACAATTATCCATTACCAAATTAATCACATATTAAATGCTCAATGCCAATAGTAGTTCTTAACTGATCAAtcttaacaaataaaacataCAATTAATTGCCTTTTGCATATTGTGTAACTCTTGATATATTAGCTGCCTTTCCAATTAGCTAATATCACCAATAAATTACAATTAAATTGGGCAGTACTGGGCATAATGCATTCATCCACCGCGCATCGCGCAGTGATTCCCCTCCTAGTATTCTTTTACGTGTGAGGAATTGGAGTTTGGGGCTTTGTGAGACCTCTTGTCTGGGGTTCCTCGGCCAGTGGTTGCGGTGCTGGCGAGGGAACAAGGCCTTGAGACGTTGGAAGTACTAAGATGTTGTAGTATTTCACTCAGATGGTACGAGGAACCGGACAAGCTGATAACAAGTTATGGAATGAGATGGAATAAGTAGGACGAGATCTATAACTATTGCCCAAGTTATGGACTGTAACATAAAGATTTTCctttggcaaattttggaccAACCCTCCAGGTTCGACCAAATTATTAATATGTCCAATTTTCTGTGGAGTCAGCAATGATTTGTTGCGAAAAACTAGTCTGGTCTAGGGGAGTATTTCCAGCCACAAAAGGTGAAGAAAAGGTTCAGTCAATGCATCCATCACTTCTAGAAATAACTTGCTAAATCTTCTTACCTCCTGATGAAgctaaaatttgatttaaaaagcaAAAGGGAAATTACCAAGGAAGATTGTTCCTCTACTACAGGTCCCCGGCTGCCAGACATCAGTTTCCAGATGTAGTAAGTTGGATGACAGCTTTTACAGTAATGACATTTTTGGATCAACTGATATTCTTAACTCCCACGTTCCTGCAGGTGTACTGAATTACTGATCACGATACAACTTGTCTAGGTTTAACCTACTATATTACAGCAATGAAAGACTTATAGTCCTAGTCATCCTGTTCATGAAAAGTTGTCTCTTTCTTATCTTCTTTACCAGGACCATAAGCCTTGTTGCAAATGAGGAAATAAATCATGTTAAGCATACTTAAGCCAGCAAGCACCCAGTAGTAATAATCATAGTGACCCTTATTGACATTGGTCGAAATCCAGCTTTCCTTTTCTCCCAGTTTTGAGAGTTCGTCGATGGCATTCATAAGAAAACTTGCTACAAGATTTGCCGCAGACATCCCAAGTAAGGAAAGAGTGGAAGATATACTTGACATGCTTCTTGGAAACTCGGAATAATAGAACTCATTCTGTGCAGTTGCACTTGCAGCTGCTGCAGCGCCGATCAGGAAAAACTGGGGAAGAAGCCAAAGTACTGACATGTCCACCACTGCATCTGAATCATCTGAATATCCTTCCCTGATAGCCAGACTACGTCGTTTGGCCTCCACTGTTGCTGCCACTACCATGCCTAGAAAAGACAGGGCCATTCCAATTCCCATTCTTTTCCTTGTGGAGAGATGAACAGGTCTCCCCAAAATTCTTGATGCAACAGGCAGGATTATCTGAAGATAAAGAGGTATCCATATTACTGCACCGACAACGCCAAACATACTACAAGAACCTGCTGGCATTTCAAAGTTTGGACTAAATTTTCGGTTCATGGACTTTGCTTGAAATACGGAAAATGAGCTCTGACTGCTATTTACTGACATTATCATTCCTGTGGACCATAAGGGGATCACTTTGAGAATCGACTTCAGGTCCTCAACTTGATTTACTGTGCAAAGACTCCAGGGATCTGCTGCTGTTCCATCTGTTGTCAAGTCTCTCTCAGGATCTATGATGATGCAAGCTTTATTTAAGAACCTGGAAGACAAATTATTGAAGCTTCCATAAGAGAAATATTGTTTAAAAGACCTAATAGGAACTTCTCTCTTGAATGTTCAAACTCCAAATGACTTTAAAGAAAAACACTCAGACTCAAAAAATGCTTTTACAAATTGTTGAATTCGCCAccacatgaaaaataaaataggattaattgcaaaccaattataGCTACCAAATACAGGCAACCTTGTATAATCAAAATAAGTTGCCAAGAACTTGAAATTATTCATATATGTgaataaagaaagaaatacaGAACATTAAGATCAAAGGGACACTACTGTGAGGATTAAAATACACTCACCTTAGTTTTTCACTTGGAAGACAAATTGCTGGACCCCTGTGGTGATGGTACAGCATTTTCAGGCATTCTGTTGACAATTCTATATGCCGTTTCCGATAAGAGGCTACAGCCACTTGAAGCATTTCGACAATTAAACTTGATTTAGCCTTCAACTTGACATATAAGTGCGAAGCCAGGGAGAATGACAGAGTTGACAACAACATGAGCATGACTGGAATGCCAAAACCAAGTTGCCATCCCAAGTTGTCTTGTACGTAGACAATGCAAGTAAAAGCAATTAAGATAGAAATTGTGCATAACGCATAGTACCAGCTGAAATAGGACTCCAGAACCCATCCATTGTTCTGCCCACCTGCTTTTTGTAACTGATCAGCACCAAAAGCTAAGGATGAAGACACAATTCCTCCAAATCCAATAGACGTGAGTCCAAGACAAGAACACAAGAGAAAGAGTTGAAAACTT
Coding sequences within it:
- the LOC113706952 gene encoding uncharacterized protein — protein: MSETSCTTAPDLHLAYNNLAACCFLLKCIHRGQIFPSQFELLLAQPRSSTIILRIGLQQWPIMVTNHSFGDGWDDFCEHNSIKRHDTILLRHAGGLMFDVIHFSELQTQVYMPWTAPLPNLLQTSYSTLQDTRQHHVASSMHPDLCQNLSESVCFYQNFHSATPNTLQIPRFVDHFINRERTPTLLIKTGHRTTQIGVKHGRLQRNWRTFILDHQLQHNEVLVFIPESETVFTVLIFDDTGVEKIFPWYHTFNGYSDA
- the LOC113706948 gene encoding protein NRT1/ PTR FAMILY 1.2; protein product: MVVGRESRSKYSTHIIAVEEEVPTCMTENSADDEQESMITKPLLNDDHDCFSAKGGFRTMPFILANEAFAQVASYGLQPNMILYLTREYHLNMATGSNIIFLWSAATNLMPLLGAIVADSFLGRFRMILFGCAISLLGMALLWLTTMIPQAKPLPCYESDNKCSSATSFQLFLLCSCLGLTSIGFGGIVSSSLAFGADQLQKAGGQNNGWVLESYFSWYYALCTISILIAFTCIVYVQDNLGWQLGFGIPVMLMLLSTLSFSLASHLYVKLKAKSSLIVEMLQVAVASYRKRHIELSTECLKMLYHHHRGPAICLPSEKLRFLNKACIIIDPERDLTTDGTAADPWSLCTVNQVEDLKSILKVIPLWSTGMIMSVNSSQSSFSVFQAKSMNRKFSPNFEMPAGSCSMFGVVGAVIWIPLYLQIILPVASRILGRPVHLSTRKRMGIGMALSFLGMVVAATVEAKRRSLAIREGYSDDSDAVVDMSVLWLLPQFFLIGAAAAASATAQNEFYYSEFPRSMSSISSTLSLLGMSAANLVASFLMNAIDELSKLGEKESWISTNVNKGHYDYYYWVLAGLSMLNMIYFLICNKAYGPGKEDKKETTFHEQDD